CCAAAAGCCTTGCCAGAACCATGGGACCTTTCATCGAGCTTTTCAGGCCGGAGAGTGCGCCGGAAGAGGGTATGTAACTGACCCCATACTGCCCCGTGTGAAGCAGGTCTAAACCAGGCGTTTCAAGGAGCAGGTCGGAGACATCCTTATCCTGTTTCTGTCCCTTGATGGCGAACATCTTGTCTATGGTGAAGTGATTGTCGAAGGAGAAAATGGAAACGGGCAGGTTTTCATCCAGTGCCTTAAGGAATATGGCCAGGTTTGTCGCCAGGGTGGTCTTGCCGACCCCCCCTTTTTCCGAAGATATGGTGATTACATATGGATAGTTTTTCATGGCGGCATCATACAATGAAGCTATTCCCATGGTCAACCGGTAGTTTGACAGGCTATGGCGCCTATGGTAGAAACAGCTGTGAGTAAGGGAACACAGGGGGCGTGGTGCTTTTTGCCGAAAAGAATATTCTTAGCGTAAGTCAGCTGACCGGACTCGTCCGCAACGTGCTGGAGGATAATTTTGATCATGTCTGGGTGGAAGGGGAAGTATCAAACCTTGCCACGCCGGGTTCCGGCCATCTGTACTTCACGCTGAAGGATGCATCTGCACAGCTCCGCTGCGTCATGTTTCGCGCTTCTGTCCGCGCTCTGAAATTCAAGCCCAGCGATGGTATGGGGCTTATTGCCCGCGGCCGGCTCTCGGTCTTCGACGCACGTGGGGAGTACCAGCTTATTGTGGAATACCTGGAACCGAAAGGTATTGGCGCTCTGCAGCTCGCATTCATCCAGCTAAAGGAGCGATTGGCCAAGGAAGGACTTTTTTCCGATTCACACAAGAAAGATATACCCAGACTGCCCCAGCGCATAGGTATTGTGACCTCGGCCACCGGTGCGGCTATCCATGACATTCTGAACGTACTGAACCGACGTTTTGCCAACGTGCAGGTACTGCTCAGGCCGGTGAAGGTTCAAGGTGAAGGAGCTGCCGAAGAAATAGCAGCTGCCGTGAACGATTTAAACAGATATGGAAGCATAGATGTCATGATCGTCGGTCGTGGCGGAGGTTCACTGGAAGACCTGTGGGCCTTCAACGAAGAGATCGTGGCGCGTGCCATCTATCGATCCTCGATTCCTGTAATTTCTGCCGTAGGCCATGAGATAGATTTTACCATATCAGATTTCGTTGCCGACTTGCGTGCCCCTACGCCATCCGCAGCGGCGGAGATGGTGATAAAAAGCAAAGCGGAAATCTCTGCCGAACTGGAGGCATTGTTCCACCGCCTGGGAATGGCCGTTCGCCGACTGCTCAATGAACATTGGGGGGAGCTCAATGGCTTGGTCCGTGCTGTCAAGGATCCATCGATGCTCCTTGGCCATCTGGCCCAGCGGCTTGATGACCTGGAAGGCAGATCATGGCGCTGCATTCGTCAGTTGCTGATCAGAAGCGCCGACACAAATCATTTTCTTCATGACCGCCTTCGTCTGCAAAACCCTGTCCTGCGGTTGGAGCGATGCCGGGAGCAGCTCCTTCTTGTGCAGTCCAGGATCGAAAAGACCATGATGCATACTGTCGAGCGGGCGGGGCAGTCCCTTGCCTTCAATGCCGGCAAGCTTCAGGCACTTTCACCTTTGGCCACCATGGCCCGTGGTTATTCTATCGTGAAAAAGCTTCCGGGTGGTGCGGTGGTAACCGATCGGGACCAACTGGCCCCCGGCGATTCCCTGGATATATTGCTCAGAAAAGGACGCGCTATCTGTCGAGTGGAGTGCACCCATGACTGACAGCGGTCATCAAACCTTGACTGCTTGGCACTTATCTGTATAATAACGCTGTTTTTCCCCAAAACTCCTGTCGGAAAGAGCTTATCCATGGCCGTTGAAAAATTCGAAACCGCCCTCAAAAAATTAGAAGAGGTAGTGAAGAAACTGGAAGGTGGAGAGCTCTCCCTTGAAGACTCGCTTAAAGCCTTTGAGGAAGGGATCAAGCAGGCAGCTTTTTGCTCGAAGAAACTCAATGAAGCAGAAAAACGGGTGGAAGTCCTGCTCAAGCAGAAAGATGGCCGATTTATAACCGAACAGTTTCAGCCTGAAGATGAATGAATGTCTAATATCCCAACGTATGAAATGAGATATGAATGGATTTGAAAAGTTACCTGAAAGAACGCTGCCAGCTGGTAGATGATGCACTCAACCGATTTCTGCCCCTTGCCGATGACCTTCCTGCTTCGCTCCACAAATCAATGCGTTATTCCATCTTTGCGGGGGGGAAAAGGATCCGCCCCATACTGATGCTCGCTGCCTGTGAAGCCGTGGGAGGGAATATATCCCAGGCCATGCCTGCCGCCTGTGCCATGGAGATGATTCACACCTATTCACTGATACATGACGACCTGCCTGCCATGGACGATGATGATTTTCGTCGCGGCAATCCCACCAACCACAAGGTTTTCGGCGAGGCCGTAGCCATTCTTGCCGGAGATGCCCTTCTTACCGAGGCATTCATACTGCTCAGCAATCTGGCAGCGGCCCCAACTGTCCCGCCAGCTGCACTGGTCCAGGTAATTCAGGAAATTTCCTGCTGCGCCGGATCAAGAGGGATGGTTGGCGGACAGGTGGTTGACATGGAGAGCGAGGGCAATGCCGAGATAGATCTGGCGACAGTCCAGTACATTCACACCCATAAGACCGGCGCATTGATCAAAGCTTCGGTCAAGTCCGGGGCGCTGCTTGGCGGTGCAAGCAGCAAGGACGCCGAAAGTCTCACCCGTTACGGTGAGGCTATAGGGCTGGCTTTCCAGATTGCCGATGATATCCTCGACATTGAGGGAACCACTGAGGAGATCGGTAAGGACGCCGGCAGTGACGAAGCCAGGGGAAAGGCGACCTATCCCGCTGTGATGGGCTTGGCAGAAGCCAAAATACGTGCTGCGGAACTGGTGGACATCGCCCTTGATGCCCTGTCTGCTTTTGATGGAAAAGCGGATCCCTTACGTGAAATTGCATCTTACATCGTGAAACGGAAGTCCTGATGGCTGGTTTACTAGAGACAATCAGCGGTCCTGAATCACTGAGGAAACTTTCGCTCAGAGAATTGAATATCCTGGCCGGTGAACTGCGTGAAGTCATTATCAGCACTTGTTCCGGCAATGGCGGGCACTTGGCGCCCAGTCTCGGGGTTATCGAGCTTACCATTGCTCTGCACGCTGTCTTTAACAGTCCTAATGATAAAATAGTGTGGGATGTGGGACATCAGGCGTATGCACACAAACTGCTGACCGGTCGCCGTGAACGGTTCGGCACCCTGCGCCGGTTGGGAGGCATAAGCGGGTTTCCCAAGCGCTGCGAGTCACCACATGATGCTTTCGATGTGGGACATTCTTCCACTTCCATCTCCGCTGCCCTCGGCATGGCCTTGGCCCGTGACCTGAAACGGGAGAAAAACAAGGTGCTGGCCGTTATCGGTGACGGCTCCATGACCGGCGGACTTGCCTATGAGGGGCTCAATCACGCCGGACACCTTAACCGGGATATGGTGGTGATTCTCAACGACAACGAGATGTCCATCTCCGAAAACGTCGGAGCCCTTTCAAGCTTCCTCAGCCGGACCATCACCAGCGAATTTGTCCATAAGATCAAGAAGGATGTGGAGGGATTCCTGGAAAATATGGACGGTCTTGGCCGTGGCGTTCTGCAGGTGGCGAAGAGGGCGGAGGAAAGTCTTAAGGGGCTTTTTACCCCCGGCATGCTCTTTGAGGCCTTCGGCTTCGAATATGTGGGGCCCATCGATGGCCACAATATCGAACTGCTCATGCAGACCCTGGAGAACGTCAAGCGTTTCGACGATGCAGTGCTGATACATGTATTGACCAGGAAGGGGAAGGGTTACGGTCCTGCCGAAACCAATCCGTCCCTTTTCCATGGGGTCGGGCCTTTCGATGTGACCAGCGGCAAGGTTGCCAAGGGGAAAGGGGGGGCAGCCTCCTATACCTTTCTCTTCGGTGAGGCTCTGAACAAGATAGCCAATGACAATGAAAAAGTCGTTGCCATTACCGCTGCCATGCCCGATGGTACCGGACTTTCGGCCTTTGCCGCCAAGCATCCAGACCGTTTTTTCGATGTGGGGATTGCAGAACAGCATGGTGTCACCTTTGCCGCGGGTCTTGCCGGCCGTGGATTAAAGCCGGTGTTTGCCGTTTACTCCTCTTTCCTGCAAAGGGCCTATGACCAGATATTCCACGACGTCTGCCTGCAGAACCTGCCGGTGGTTTTCGCCATCGACAGGGCAGGAGTGGTGGGCAGTGACGGCCCTACCCATCATGGGGTCTTCGATCTGTCATACCTGCGTTCCTTTCCCCAGATGACCCTGATGGCGCCCAAGGATGAAAACGAATTGCAGCACATGCTCTATACGGCCATCAATCATGATGGTCCTTCGGCCGTTCGCTATCCGCGCGGCAATGGTCATGGAGTTGCCATTGATCAGGAGTTCAGGGAAATAGCCATAGGGCAAGGAGAGATTCTCCGTGATGGTGGCGATGTTGCCATCCTGGCCCTTGGCACCATGGTTTATCCGTCCATGGAGGCAGCCGATCTCCTTGCTGTCGAAGGCCTGAATGTGGCGGTAGCCAACATGCGCTATGTAAAGCCCATTGACAGGGAGCTTGTCCTTACATTGGCTGCCAAGGTCGGTAGACTGGTAACAGTTGAGGAAAATGCCTTGCAAGGCGGCTTTGGTGCAGCCGTTCTTGAGGTGCTCGAAGAGGAAGGACTGAGCCACTTGCCAGTCACCCGGATTGGCTATCCCGACTGTTTTATTGAACAGGGTGAACAATCTGAGTTACGGATCCGGTATGGACTGGATTCCACCGGAATTGCCAAAAGCATTAAGGGAAGTATGCTGTAGCAGTGAGAGCCGGGCCATGCCCGGCTTTTTTTTCATCTTTCGTTAAATTTTGAGTTAACGAGGCTGTCATGCAAAAAATGACCTTTGCCTGTTTGTCCGTTGTATGTCTACTTGCTTTTCTTTTTTGGCCCATTCCTTCCTGGGCCGACGATCCTTTGATCCGCAATGATTATGCACTCGAGTTGTTGAATGCGGGGGAATACGAAAAAGCCCTTGAACAGCTGCAGAAGGCTTTTTCTTTCTACCCCTACGACGAGACATTGCGCAAGAACCTGGCTGTGGCCTACATGTATATGGGTAAAAAAGAGCTTGAAAACAATCGCTATCTGGAGGCTGCCGAAAATTTTGACCATGCGCGAGAACTTTCCCCAGGAAATTCCACCTACGGAATGATGCGCGGAATAGCATTTTACCTGGCAAAGAACTATGATGCTTCAAAATTCGAACTGCGCAGAGCCATTGATGACGGCAACAGGACCACCGACATTTACTATTTCCTCGGGCGTGCCCATTATGATTCCGGTGAGCTGGAATCAGCCGTAGAAAGCCTGGTCAAGGCCCAAGAGCTTGAACCAGGCAATAAAGTTGTGGCTGACCTTCTGGAGAAGATCCGTAGGGAGGTCACTGTCGAGTCAAAGATGGGCAAAGGGCACAGCTCTAAATTCGAGATATCCTATGATACGGAGGCTACCTCCAGTCTGGCTGATGCAGTTCTCGATGCACTGGAGACAGCCTATAATCAGGTAGGTTCGGACCTTGATTATTTTCCTTCAGCACGGATACCGGTCATCCTCTATACAAAGAAGGACTATCGACTGGTAACCTCAAGTCCGGAATGGTCGGGAGGGCTTTATGACGGCAAAATCCGTCTCCCCATAGGTGGGGCGGCGGAACTTACTCCACAACTCAAAGCAATTTTATTCCATGAGTACACTCACGTTGTCGTCAATGAGCTTGCAAGGGGCAATGTTCCCACATGGTTAAATGAAGGACTTGCCGAGTATGAAGGGCGAAGGGAGTATAATCCCCCTATGGCTGAGCTGGGAGGGGTAGCAAAAATCGGCAGTTACCTGCCGTTCTCTTCCCTTGAAGGCTCTTTTGGAGGTCTGAGCAGCAAACAGGCTTCACTGGCATACCAACAGAGCTACTCCCTGGTCAACTACATGATCGGCGCCTATGGCTGGTTCAATGTGAAAGAGATTCTGGTGAATCTCGGCAGGAGGATATCTGTAGACGCCGCTTTAAGTAAAGCCCTGGGTGGTTTTGCCATGGATTATGCCGGCATGGTGCGGGAATGGCAAAACTACATGCGGAAGGAATTCGGCAGGTGAACGTGACCAAGAGGTGGTTCCCTGGAATCTTTTCCTTGACAGGGGAGCAGACTTTGACTATAAAAAGACAAAACTGGTCCTAAAGGTTGTTTTGATGATGGAGTTGACCCGCAAGGGAGAATATGCAATCAGGGGCATCATTTATCTGGCCCAGCAGTCCCCGGGCAAGGTCTCTCTCATAAGCGAGATTGCTTTGGCCACCGATGTGCCCCAGACATTTCTCGCCAAAATTTTTCAGAGCTTTGCCAAGCTGGGTATAATAAATTCATCCCGTGGCACCGGGGGCGGGTTTGTTCTGGGACGCCCTGCTTCTTCCATAACCCTCCGCCAGGTGGTCGAAGCCGTTGAAGGCCCGATCATTCCCAACCGCTGTCTTATGGATAGCGGCGCATGCGACAGGGGAGGGTACTGCAATGTGCATAATGTGTGGAGAACCGTACAAAGTAATGTGATAGGGATTCTGGATAGCGTGACCATCGAGGAACTGGCAAAGCCGAGGGCAAGCTAATTTTTTCGGCAACAAAAGAAAGTAAAAGGGCAGGGAATGTTAAAATAAGGGCCTTTTATCATGGCGAAAGGGGCCTTTTTCTTTTTTGCTGCTGGTTTCAGCTGCAAATACTTCTTTCTTGACACAGATGACATCGTTTGTTATTTTTACAAATCCATTTTTAGGTGTGTAGGTAGCTTTAAAGCCCATCAAGAGGGGTTCGATAACCATCCTAAAAAATTCTGCTCCTGTTTTTCCCGCCAAATATCCATGTCTGAACCATGGCAGTGATCCTGCCTGTTAATTACCTGATAAGAGAGGAATAAAATGCAGATCAGTGTCGAATCGTTAAGTTCTGTGAAAAAAAAGATCAATTTTGAGATCCCGGCAGCGCGGGTTGCTTCAGAGGTGGAAAAAGTCTATGACGAAATCAGAAAACATGCCGCCATCAAAGGCTTCCGGAAAGGCAAGGTTCCCAAAGATATAATCAAGAAGCATTACCATGAAAAGATGGCTGATGACGTCCTGAAAAATATTGTTAACGACACTTACTTCAAAGCCTTGACTGACGAAAAGATTTACCCTGTATCATACCCGGTCATAGATAGCGATGAACTGAAAGTAGGGGAAAATTTTAAATATTCTGCAACCGTCGAAGTGTTTCCGGATGTTGAGGTTAAGGATTATGACGGGCTGGAAGTTAAAAAGGAAAAATTTGTTCTGAACGATGAGGTGGTTACTGGCCGCCTGCGGGAGATGCAGGAGAATATGGCCCATCTTGAACCTGCTGAAGCTGGTGTTGCAGCAAAAAGCGGAGATTATGTTACCTTCGATTTCAAAGGTTCCATTGATGGTGTACCCTTTGACGGTGGAGCTGCTGACGATTTCCAGCTTGAACTTGGTTCAGGCCGTTTTATTCCCGGTTTTGAAGACCAGCTTGTGGGCATGAAATCCGGTGACGAAAGTGAAATCAAAGTGACTTTCCCTGAAAACTACGGCCAGAAAGACCTTGCCGGTAAAGATGCCTCCTTTACCGTTAAAATAAAGGAAATCAAGGTAAAGGAACTGCCCGAGCTGAATGATGATTTTGCCAAAGACTTCGGCGAATTCGAAACTCTTGAAGATCTGAAGAAAAAGATCGCGGAAGTGCATAATCTGCAGGAAAATGAGCGGATAGAGGCTGACCTCAGGGATCGACTGATAAAAGCCCTCATCGAAAAAAACAGTTTCGAGGTTCCTGAAACTCTTGTTGACAAACAGCTGAATCTGATGCTTGAGAACAGCAAAAGAAGACTGGCCATGCAGCGACTTACCATTGAGATGATGGGGCTTAACGACGAGGGCTATAAAGCACAGTTTCGCAGTGCTGCCGAGACACAGGTCAAAGGTTCCATACTGCTGGATGCACTTGCCCGCAAGGAATCCATCGAGGTCACTGCTGCTGAGGTGGATGAAAAGCTAGAGCAGATCGCTCAACAGAATAATCAGGACCTTGAGCAGGTGAACAAATTTTACCAGCAGAATGCCCAGGCAAAGGAAAATCTGAGCGCCCAGTTGAAGGAAGACAAGGCAATAGAGCTTTTATTGTCAAAAGCCACCGTAACAGAGGTTGAGCGCAAAGAACTGGATAAATAATTTTAACCCTAGGAGTTGACATGCTTGTGCCAATAGTAGTTGAGCAAACCGGAAGAGGTGAGCGGTCCTACGATATATATTCCAGACTTCTCAAAGACCGGATCATCTTTCTGGGTGGAGCAATAGATGACACTGTTTCGAATCTTGTCATTGCTCAACTCCTCTTTCTTGAAGCGGAGGACCCTGACAAGGATATCCATCTTTACATAAATTCTCCTGGTGGCGTAGTTACTGCGGGGATGGCTATTTACGATACAATGCGCTATATCAAAGCACCAGTATCAACCATCTGTGTCGGTCAGGCTGCTTCCATGGGTGCATTTCTGCTTTCTGGTGGTGAGAAGGGGAAAAGGTTCAGTCTCGCCAACTCCAGAATAATGATTCATCAGCCACTTGGTGGATTTCAGGGGCAGGCCACCGACATACATATTCATGCTCAGGAGATATTGCGCATGAAAAAGAAACTCAATGAGTTGCTGGCTGAACATAGCGGACAGACGGTGGAAAAGATCGAGGCGGATACGGAACGTGATTATTTTATGTCTGGTGAAGATGCGAAAACCTATGGTATCATAGATTCCATAATTACCAGAAACACCATTACGGGAGGTTCCCGGTGAGTAGAAGAGACGACCGGTCCGATAATCTGATCTGTTCCTTTTGCGGCAAAAGCCAGGAAGAGGTAAAAAAACTGATCGCAGGTCCCACAGTTTACATCTGTGACGAATGCATCGAGTTGTGCAACGACATCATAGCCGAAGAGTCGAAACTTGAAGAGGCAACGGGACCGGATGTCAAAAAGCTGCCAAAACCCCTTGAAATAAAAGATGTCCTCGATGAGTATGTGATCGGACAGAAACAGGCCAAAAAGGTTCTTGCCGTTGCAGTCTATAACCACTACAAACGCATTGAAGCCATGACCAAACCGGGCGAAGTGGAGATGCAGAAAAGCAACATCCTGCTTCTGGGTCCGACAGGCTCAGGTAAAACCCTGCTGGCTCAGACTTTGGCAAGGATCCTTAAGGTTCCATTCGCCATGGCAGATGCAACCAACCTGACAGAGGCTGGTTATGTAGGTGAGGATGTGGAAAATATCATTCTTAACCTTCTGCAGGCTGCCGATTATGATGTTGAGCGGGCACAGAAGGGCATAATCTATATAGATGAAATCGACAAAATAGCCCGCAAGTCGGACTCTCCTTCCATAACCAGGGATGTTTCCGGCGAAGGTGTACAACAGGCTCTTTTGAAAATCATCGAGGGCACTGTTGCCAGCGTGCCTCCCAAAGGTGGACGAAAGCACCCTCAGCAGGAATTCCTTAAGGTAGATACGACAAATATTCTCTTTATCTGCGGTGGCGCTTTTGCAGGTCTGGAAAATATCATACAGCAACGGATTGGGGTCAAGACTTTAGGTTTTGGCGCTGACGTTAAAAAGAAAATCGAGAAAAAAGCCGGGGAGCTGCTTATCGGCGTAACGCCAGAGGACCTGCTGAAATTTGGATTTATTCCTGAATTCGTAGGGCGGCTGCCTGTTCTTGCTTCTCTCACCGAATTGGATGAAGAAGCAATGGTTCAGATACTCAAGGAACCCAAAAACGCCCTGGTCAAACAGTACCAGAAACTTTTCGACATGGAGCACGTCAAGCTCAAATTCACGGATGGTTCATTGGTTGCCATTGCCAGAGAGGCTTTAAAAAGGAAAACCGGAGCGCGAGGGCTTAGGTCCATACTGGAGAATGCCATGCTCGACATCATGTATGAGATACCATCTCAGACCATGGTTAAAGAGGTGGTAATCAGCGAAGATGTTATCTACAACAAGGAAAAACCAATTATAGTATATGAAAGCGTGGCGGAGTCCGCCTGACGCATGGGAAACTGTTAAATGTCTGAAAAAACTAAGATCAGCAGCATCAAGAGAGGGAAACCGACCAGGTTCCCTCTCTTTCCTTTAAGAGATATGGTGATTTTTCCCCACATGGTGGTGCCTCTGTTCGTAGGGAGGGAAAAATCGATCCATGCCCTGGAAGCGGCGATGAATGGCAATAAATACATCTTTCTCGCCACCCAGAAAAATGCCAAGGTTGAAGACCCTAAACAGGATGAAATATACAGCACCGGAACCATCTGTCACATCATTCAACTACTTAAACTTCCTGACGGTACGGTGAAAGTGCTTGTCGAAGGTAAAAAACGTGGAACGATCCTCTCCTACCTGAACTGTGACGGCTACTTTACCGTGGAAGTCGCAGATGTTTCAGAAACTTCCAACAAGACGGCTAAATTGGAGGCCCTTGTCAGAGGCATCCGTAGTTCTTTCGAAAGATATGTCAAACTTACCAAAACCATACCTGCTGAAGTGACCAATGTGGTTTCCGGTATTTCGGAACCTTCCCGGCTGGCAGACAGCATAGCTACCCATTTAAACCTGAAAATAACGGACAAGCAGGACCTGCTTTCCCTGGCTGATCCGTTGAAAAGACTGGAAAAGCTCCTGGTATTCATGGAATCGGAGATTGAAATACTGCAGATTGAAAATCGCATTCATTCCCGTGTCAAAAAACAGATGGAGAAAGCGCAGAAAGATTACTATCTCAATGAGCAGATGCGGGCAATCCAGAAGGAACTGGGAAATAAGGATGAGTTCAAGCAGGAACTGGCAGAATTGGAAAAGAAAATAGCCCGACAGAAAATGCCTGTTGAAGTCTCTGAGAAAGCTCTGTCTGAATTGAAGAAGTTAAAATCAATGTCTCCTGCCTCCGCTGAGGCTGCCGTTATAAGAAATTACCTGGATTGGCTCCTTTCCGTGCCCTGGACTGAATCGTCTGCTGAAAACAAGGATATAGCCACTGCCGAATCTGTTCTCGATGCTGATCACTTTGGACTTGAGAAGGTAAAAGAGAGGATACTGGAGTACCTGGCAGTTACTTCTCTTGTTGCCTTGAAGGGACCTATAATATGTCTTGTCGGGCCTCCAGGGGTCGGCAAGACATCCCTGGTTAAATCCATCGCCAGAGCCACGGGACGGAAGTTTATCAAAATGTCTCTTGGAGGAGTGCGTGACGAAGCAGAAATCAGAGGACACAGACGTACATATGTTGGAGCCATGCCGGGCAAAATCATACAGAGCATGAAAAGAGCTGGTACAATCAACCCTGTCTTCCTTCTGGATGAAATCGATAAAATGAGCACGGATTTCAGGGGGGATCCTGCTTCAGCTCTGCTTGAAGTGCTTGATCCTGAGCAAAATTTCACCTTCACCGATCATTTTCTCGATGTTGACTATGATCTGTCCAGGGTAATGTTCGTGACGACCGCCAATTCCCTTCATTCCATTCCACGACCGCTTTTGGACAGGCTTGAGGTTATAAGGCTGGACGGTTATCTGGAAATGGAAAAACTTGCCATCGCAAAACAGTACCTGGTGAAAAAACAGCTGGCAGCCCATGGCCTGGAGGAAAAAAATGCGACATTTACTGATAAGGCCATATTGGAAATAATTCGCCACTATACCCGTGAGGCAGGAGTAAGAAACCTTGAGAGGGAAATAGCCAATATTTGCCGAAAAACCGCCCATGCTCTTGTAAAAGGTAAAAATTCAAGATCAAAGAAGATTTCCATTTCGGACAGAGAGATTAAAAATTTCCTCGGGGTTCCGCGTTTCAGATATGGGATGGGAGAGGAAACGGATTCCATAGGAGTTGTTACAGGACTTGCCTGGACAGAAGTGGGGGGGGACTTGCTGAAGATTGAAGTTGCCACTCTTCCCGGTAAAGGTAAAATGATCATAACAGGTAAACTTGGTGAGGTGATGCAGGAATCCGCCCAGGCTGCCATGACTTATGTCCGTTCCCGAGCATTGATGCTGGGGTTGGAGCCCGACTTCTATCAGAATCTGGACATACATATTCATGTCCCTGAAGGAGCGATCCCTAAGGATGGTCCATCTGCGGGGATAACCATGGCAACGGCGATAATCTCTGCTTTGACAAATAAGGCAGTTTTGAATTCCATTGCCATGACCGGTGAAATTACTCTTCTGGGCAGAGTTCTTGCCATAGGCGGTTTAAAGGAAAAGATTCTTGCTGCCAGGCGTGGTCTGATAAAAAAAGTGCTTATTCCGCTAGATAATGAGAAGGATCTGGTGGAAATGCCCAAGGAACTCATTGCAGGGTTGGAAATAAGATCAGTAAAACATATGGATGATGTTATTTTGAACGCTTTTGTTTCCAGTCCATTAGTTGCAAAAGCCGATAGTTTTTCAGATGCTGGCGGTATGATGAAGTCTCAGTCTGAAAAAGTTACATCCCATTGAGACTTTTTTTTGCAAAATAGTCTTGACACAATTGGTATTGTTTTGATATAAGAGGTGTCTGCTTAAGACAGGACGTCAAGTCTTGCAGGTCAAGGGGTCGTAGTTAAGATGGTTATAACGCCGGCCTGTCACGCCGGAGGCCGCGGGTTCGAGCCCCGTCGACCCCGCCATTAAGGGCGAATAGCTCAGCTGGGAGAGCGCCAGCCTTACAAGCTGGATGTCACAGGTTCGATCCCTGTTTCGCCCACCAAAACACTCGCGGGAGATAACATCTCCCGTTTTGTTTTACCACCACAATTTAATTTGGGGTCGTAGTTAAGATGGTTATAACGCCGGCCTGTCACGCCGGAGGCCGCGGGTTCGAGCCCCGTCGACCCCGCCATCTAGAGAAGCCATGCTTGTAGCATGGCTTTTTCTGTCAGATTTATCTCTCCTCAACAGCCTACCGGTCCTTTCGCTTGACTTAGAAGCTCCAAATCGTTTATCCTTCAGAAGTTACGGCACCACAATTCAGTTTCCCAAAAGTCATGTCCTCTATTAATAAGGCTCAAAATATATGAAGATTAAGGGGGGGTATCGGTGAAGACTGTTGTTGTTATACCCACCTATAACGAGTGTGAAAATCTTGAGAGACTGACGACGAAAGTCCTTGCTCAGGATGTATCCATCTCCATTTTAATCGTTGACGACAATTCCCCTGACGGGACCGGTGACCTAGCTGATAAAATGGCAGCATTAAATCCAAGGATCAGCGTCCTTCATCGCAAAGGAAAACTTGGCCTGGGATCAGCGTACAGAGAAGGATTCCGTCTCGCGATGCAGCAAGGTGCAGACTATATAATCGAAATGGATGCAGATTTTTCCCATGACCCGGAGATACTGCCGCACTTTCTTCAAAAAATGTCCGATTTTGATCTGGTCATAGGATCGC
This region of Geotalea daltonii FRC-32 genomic DNA includes:
- a CDS encoding peptidase MA family metallohydrolase: MQKMTFACLSVVCLLAFLFWPIPSWADDPLIRNDYALELLNAGEYEKALEQLQKAFSFYPYDETLRKNLAVAYMYMGKKELENNRYLEAAENFDHARELSPGNSTYGMMRGIAFYLAKNYDASKFELRRAIDDGNRTTDIYYFLGRAHYDSGELESAVESLVKAQELEPGNKVVADLLEKIRREVTVESKMGKGHSSKFEISYDTEATSSLADAVLDALETAYNQVGSDLDYFPSARIPVILYTKKDYRLVTSSPEWSGGLYDGKIRLPIGGAAELTPQLKAILFHEYTHVVVNELARGNVPTWLNEGLAEYEGRREYNPPMAELGGVAKIGSYLPFSSLEGSFGGLSSKQASLAYQQSYSLVNYMIGAYGWFNVKEILVNLGRRISVDAALSKALGGFAMDYAGMVREWQNYMRKEFGR
- a CDS encoding exodeoxyribonuclease VII small subunit, with translation MAVEKFETALKKLEEVVKKLEGGELSLEDSLKAFEEGIKQAAFCSKKLNEAEKRVEVLLKQKDGRFITEQFQPEDE
- a CDS encoding RrF2 family transcriptional regulator — its product is MMELTRKGEYAIRGIIYLAQQSPGKVSLISEIALATDVPQTFLAKIFQSFAKLGIINSSRGTGGGFVLGRPASSITLRQVVEAVEGPIIPNRCLMDSGACDRGGYCNVHNVWRTVQSNVIGILDSVTIEELAKPRAS
- the dxs gene encoding 1-deoxy-D-xylulose-5-phosphate synthase, yielding MAGLLETISGPESLRKLSLRELNILAGELREVIISTCSGNGGHLAPSLGVIELTIALHAVFNSPNDKIVWDVGHQAYAHKLLTGRRERFGTLRRLGGISGFPKRCESPHDAFDVGHSSTSISAALGMALARDLKREKNKVLAVIGDGSMTGGLAYEGLNHAGHLNRDMVVILNDNEMSISENVGALSSFLSRTITSEFVHKIKKDVEGFLENMDGLGRGVLQVAKRAEESLKGLFTPGMLFEAFGFEYVGPIDGHNIELLMQTLENVKRFDDAVLIHVLTRKGKGYGPAETNPSLFHGVGPFDVTSGKVAKGKGGAASYTFLFGEALNKIANDNEKVVAITAAMPDGTGLSAFAAKHPDRFFDVGIAEQHGVTFAAGLAGRGLKPVFAVYSSFLQRAYDQIFHDVCLQNLPVVFAIDRAGVVGSDGPTHHGVFDLSYLRSFPQMTLMAPKDENELQHMLYTAINHDGPSAVRYPRGNGHGVAIDQEFREIAIGQGEILRDGGDVAILALGTMVYPSMEAADLLAVEGLNVAVANMRYVKPIDRELVLTLAAKVGRLVTVEENALQGGFGAAVLEVLEEEGLSHLPVTRIGYPDCFIEQGEQSELRIRYGLDSTGIAKSIKGSML
- a CDS encoding polyprenyl synthetase family protein, translated to MDLKSYLKERCQLVDDALNRFLPLADDLPASLHKSMRYSIFAGGKRIRPILMLAACEAVGGNISQAMPAACAMEMIHTYSLIHDDLPAMDDDDFRRGNPTNHKVFGEAVAILAGDALLTEAFILLSNLAAAPTVPPAALVQVIQEISCCAGSRGMVGGQVVDMESEGNAEIDLATVQYIHTHKTGALIKASVKSGALLGGASSKDAESLTRYGEAIGLAFQIADDILDIEGTTEEIGKDAGSDEARGKATYPAVMGLAEAKIRAAELVDIALDALSAFDGKADPLREIASYIVKRKS
- the xseA gene encoding exodeoxyribonuclease VII large subunit; protein product: MVLFAEKNILSVSQLTGLVRNVLEDNFDHVWVEGEVSNLATPGSGHLYFTLKDASAQLRCVMFRASVRALKFKPSDGMGLIARGRLSVFDARGEYQLIVEYLEPKGIGALQLAFIQLKERLAKEGLFSDSHKKDIPRLPQRIGIVTSATGAAIHDILNVLNRRFANVQVLLRPVKVQGEGAAEEIAAAVNDLNRYGSIDVMIVGRGGGSLEDLWAFNEEIVARAIYRSSIPVISAVGHEIDFTISDFVADLRAPTPSAAAEMVIKSKAEISAELEALFHRLGMAVRRLLNEHWGELNGLVRAVKDPSMLLGHLAQRLDDLEGRSWRCIRQLLIRSADTNHFLHDRLRLQNPVLRLERCREQLLLVQSRIEKTMMHTVERAGQSLAFNAGKLQALSPLATMARGYSIVKKLPGGAVVTDRDQLAPGDSLDILLRKGRAICRVECTHD